Proteins from a single region of Runella sp. SP2:
- a CDS encoding response regulator transcription factor, producing the protein MKNPEMRLRKMDSSVLVAKEEPFSCEVLSKLLESEGFDVVGRANELDDLIQKIHTKKPKCVIVEANLIGKETSHLLKQIAEASSRPKMVLFFNASNSRELSKALDANFNGYLYSEDKLEELYKCLLYIQTQTKYYSDGFKDLMKKMGVNEVDSETHRKLKSLTKRERQILYLVTEGLTGYEIADSLSISYRTLANHKQNLIQKLGIESNRHLLKFGLQIKSYLNTL; encoded by the coding sequence ATGAAAAATCCCGAAATGAGATTGCGGAAGATGGATTCGTCCGTATTAGTTGCCAAAGAAGAACCGTTTTCGTGTGAAGTATTGAGCAAGCTTTTAGAGAGCGAAGGCTTCGACGTTGTAGGAAGAGCTAACGAGTTGGATGATCTTATTCAGAAGATTCACACCAAGAAACCAAAGTGCGTGATTGTCGAGGCCAACTTGATAGGAAAAGAGACAAGTCACTTACTAAAGCAAATTGCAGAGGCATCGAGCCGACCTAAGATGGTTTTGTTTTTTAATGCCTCTAATTCGAGGGAACTCTCCAAAGCGCTGGACGCCAATTTTAACGGCTACCTGTACTCAGAAGATAAATTGGAGGAGTTGTACAAATGTTTGTTGTATATCCAGACGCAAACAAAATACTACAGCGATGGCTTCAAGGACCTCATGAAGAAGATGGGAGTCAATGAGGTGGATAGTGAAACGCACCGAAAGTTGAAGTCCCTTACGAAGCGAGAGCGGCAGATTCTGTACCTAGTAACCGAGGGGCTGACGGGCTATGAAATAGCCGACTCGTTGTCGATTAGTTATCGAACACTGGCAAATCATAAACAAAATTTAATTCAAAAACTAGGTATTGAGAGCAACCGACATTTACTCAAATTTGGGCTACAGATAAAATCGTACCTCAATACGCTATAG
- a CDS encoding fibronectin type III domain-containing protein, whose amino-acid sequence MKKLFLFLVFISFGKAFAQSEAPSNLAAVAVSSKQVNLSWTDNSRRELGFEIERSTTSETAGFSKLGEVAANVVAYTDANPPANTYSYYRVRAKLTATTFSGYSNVVYAFPPVAPNISKIEVKGTNWIAITFKVQGGKENGNVVIQRRQGQGGAWNTIGSFDSNLTFYDDQTVPLDNTEYCYRVSWTGAPNEYSNIACATTLASPPNPPTNLSAVAVSSSQINLSWTDASSNESGFEVFRSTDNANFSKIADVGANVTTYANTGLNASTRYYYYVGSQRGGTPSRTKSNTADATTQSALPNTPARLTANATSSSQINLSWADLSDNETGFEIERSTDSRNYSKIADVGAGTTTYSNTGLVSNTQYCYRVRAKNGAGNSGYTDPACATTQAPPVTIPRPPSGLTATATSSSQINLSWTDNASDETGFEIERSTDGTNFAKIADVGVNTTTYSNTGLVSNTRYWYRVRAVNSAGASSYTNVADATTQALPVTIPRPPSGLTATATSSSQINLSWTDNASDETGFEIERSTNGTNFAKIADVGANTTTYSNTGLNASTRYWYRVRAVNSAGASSYTNVADATTQAPPVTIPRPPSGLTATATSSSQINLSWTDNASDETGIEIERSTDGTNFAKIADVGANTTTYSNTGLNASTRYWYRVRAANSAGASSYTNVADATTQAPPVTIPRPPSGLTATATSSSQINLSWTDNASDETGFEIERSTDGTNFAKIADVGANTTTYSNTGLNASTRYWYRVRAKNSAGASSYTNVADATTLLAVPATPTNLTAELADYDQIRLTWGTLSNATNVLVERSTSPTSGFTQITQQPATNTSYVDLGLNEQTTYYYRIRLSNAAGNSGYSNVVSVTTPEVVISVRPQLSEVGLTVVAYGQTLRIQNERFQPLELDWKLISLNGHPIKADAGIVAGKQAWIHDLSALRGGVYVVIVNAENRVFSTKIVLN is encoded by the coding sequence ATGAAAAAGCTATTCTTATTTTTAGTATTTATCAGTTTTGGGAAAGCCTTTGCCCAAAGCGAAGCGCCTTCGAACTTGGCGGCGGTTGCCGTTTCCAGCAAACAGGTTAATCTGAGCTGGACTGACAATTCTCGACGGGAGTTGGGCTTTGAAATAGAGCGCTCAACGACTTCTGAAACGGCGGGTTTTTCAAAATTAGGAGAGGTAGCAGCCAATGTTGTTGCTTATACCGATGCCAATCCGCCCGCCAATACGTATAGTTATTATCGGGTAAGGGCGAAGTTGACAGCGACCACTTTTAGCGGTTATTCCAACGTGGTTTATGCTTTTCCGCCCGTTGCGCCCAACATTTCAAAAATTGAAGTGAAAGGGACAAACTGGATTGCGATTACGTTTAAGGTACAAGGTGGAAAAGAAAACGGCAATGTCGTTATTCAGCGACGCCAAGGGCAGGGTGGGGCATGGAATACGATTGGTTCGTTTGATTCTAACCTTACGTTTTATGATGACCAAACCGTTCCGTTAGACAACACGGAGTACTGTTATCGGGTGTCTTGGACTGGAGCGCCCAATGAGTATTCTAATATCGCTTGTGCCACTACGCTCGCTTCGCCACCTAACCCGCCGACCAATCTTAGCGCTGTAGCGGTATCGTCAAGCCAAATCAATCTTAGCTGGACGGATGCTTCTAGTAATGAGTCAGGTTTTGAAGTTTTTCGCTCTACTGACAATGCCAATTTTTCTAAAATTGCCGATGTAGGCGCGAATGTAACGACCTACGCCAATACGGGGCTGAATGCTTCTACCCGTTATTATTATTATGTAGGTTCTCAACGGGGCGGTACGCCTTCGCGTACCAAATCCAACACCGCCGATGCCACCACGCAATCGGCCTTGCCCAATACCCCCGCGCGTTTAACGGCCAACGCCACAAGTAGTTCCCAAATCAATCTTTCGTGGGCAGATTTGTCAGATAATGAAACGGGTTTTGAAATAGAACGCAGTACAGATAGCCGAAATTATAGCAAAATAGCCGATGTAGGGGCTGGAACGACGACCTATTCCAACACGGGACTTGTTAGCAATACGCAATATTGCTATCGGGTACGGGCAAAAAATGGAGCGGGAAACTCGGGTTATACCGACCCCGCTTGCGCCACTACCCAAGCGCCGCCCGTAACGATTCCTCGTCCGCCGAGTGGCTTGACGGCCACAGCCACCAGCAGCAGTCAAATCAATTTGTCGTGGACAGACAATGCTTCCGACGAAACGGGATTTGAAATAGAACGCAGCACGGACGGGACAAATTTTGCCAAAATCGCGGATGTAGGCGTGAACACGACGACTTATTCCAATACGGGACTTGTTAGCAATACGCGTTATTGGTACCGCGTTCGGGCAGTAAATTCGGCGGGAGCAAGTAGCTACACCAATGTCGCGGATGCTACTACCCAAGCGCTACCCGTAACGATTCCTCGTCCGCCGAGTGGCTTGACGGCCACAGCTACTAGCAGCAGTCAAATCAATTTGTCGTGGACGGACAACGCTTCCGATGAAACAGGTTTTGAAATAGAACGCAGCACGAACGGGACAAATTTTGCCAAAATCGCGGACGTAGGCGCAAACACCACGACCTATTCCAACACGGGTTTAAATGCTTCGACGCGTTATTGGTACCGCGTACGGGCAGTAAATTCAGCAGGTGCAAGTAGTTATACCAACGTCGCGGATGCTACTACGCAAGCGCCGCCCGTAACGATTCCCCGCCCGCCGAGTGGCTTGACGGCCACAGCTACTAGCAGCAGTCAAATCAATTTGTCGTGGACAGACAATGCTTCTGACGAAACAGGAATTGAAATAGAACGTAGTACGGACGGGACAAATTTTGCCAAAATCGCGGACGTAGGCGCGAATACCACGACCTATTCCAACACGGGTTTAAATGCTTCGACGCGTTATTGGTACCGCGTTCGGGCGGCAAATTCGGCAGGAGCAAGTAGCTACACCAATGTCGCGGATGCTACTACCCAAGCGCCACCCGTAACGATTCCCCGCCCGCCGAGTGGCTTGACGGCCACAGCCACCAGCAGCAGTCAAATCAACTTGTCGTGGACGGACAACGCTTCCGATGAAACGGGATTTGAAATAGAACGCAGTACGGACGGGACAAATTTTGCCAAAATCGCGGACGTAGGCGCGAATACCACGACCTATTCCAACACGGGTTTAAATGCTTCGACGCGTTATTGGTACCGCGTTCGGGCTAAAAATTCGGCGGGAGCGAGTAGTTACACCAACGTTGCAGATGCCACCACTTTATTGGCGGTTCCTGCGACTCCGACCAACCTCACGGCTGAACTCGCAGATTATGACCAAATTCGGTTGACGTGGGGAACGCTGTCGAACGCTACCAACGTCCTCGTTGAGCGTTCAACCAGTCCTACGAGTGGTTTTACACAGATTACCCAACAACCCGCTACAAATACCTCGTACGTGGATTTGGGGTTGAACGAACAAACGACTTACTACTACCGCATTCGCCTATCTAACGCCGCTGGGAACTCAGGATACAGCAACGTAGTGAGTGTAACGACGCCTGAGGTAGTGATTTCGGTGCGGCCGCAGTTGTCGGAAGTAGGCTTGACTGTGGTTGCTTACGGCCAGACGTTACGCATCCAAAACGAGCGTTTTCAGCCGTTGGAATTGGATTGGAAATTGATAAGTCTAAACGGACACCCCATCAAAGCCGACGCAGGGATTGTGGCAGGAAAACAAGCGTGGATACACGACCTAAGTGCGTTGAGAGGAGGCGTGTACGTGGTCATTGTTAATGCCGAAAATCGGGTTTTTTCAACCAAAATTGTGCTCAATTAA
- the rdgB gene encoding RdgB/HAM1 family non-canonical purine NTP pyrophosphatase — MQLCFATNNAHKLKEIKALLGDNFELKTLQEIGCNEELPETTDTIEGNSAQKAEYVWEHYRVNCFADDSGLEIEALNGAPGVHSAYYSGERNHARNIERVLRELAGESNRKARFKTVITLTLEGKSHSFEGIVEGTIIDTPRGTDGFGYDPIFVPESSIHTFAEMTLDEKSKISHRSRAFAKLVAFLQGYSGINS; from the coding sequence ATGCAACTTTGTTTTGCTACCAACAACGCCCATAAACTCAAGGAAATCAAAGCACTCTTGGGCGATAATTTTGAATTAAAAACCCTCCAAGAAATCGGGTGCAACGAAGAACTTCCCGAAACCACCGATACCATTGAGGGTAACTCTGCCCAAAAAGCCGAATACGTGTGGGAACACTACAGAGTCAACTGCTTTGCCGATGACTCTGGTCTTGAAATAGAAGCGCTCAACGGCGCTCCTGGCGTTCATTCGGCCTATTACAGCGGCGAGCGCAACCACGCCCGCAACATTGAACGCGTTTTACGTGAATTGGCTGGTGAGTCTAACCGTAAAGCACGTTTCAAAACCGTCATTACACTTACCTTGGAAGGAAAAAGCCATTCGTTTGAGGGAATTGTAGAAGGCACCATCATCGACACCCCGCGCGGCACCGATGGCTTTGGCTACGACCCTATTTTTGTTCCTGAAAGTAGCATACACACGTTTGCCGAAATGACACTGGACGAAAAAAGCAAAATCAGCCACCGTTCACGGGCCTTTGCCAAGCTGGTGGCGTTTTTGCAGGGTTACTCAGGAATCAATTCATAG
- a CDS encoding bifunctional oligoribonuclease/PAP phosphatase NrnA, which yields MQQWNAFYELINSPQKRVVILTHQNPDADAIGSSLGWKLYLQKKGHSATVIIPNECSANLRWMPDFNEVITYDQNVQSQARSKQVIQDAEVICCLDFNALHRIKGLGELALASTATKVLIDHHLEPESFADFVFSDTSKAATAQYVFELIQQLGDASLVDLPMAQCLYAGIMTDTGSFRHGSTTPEVHLAVAELMKTGLQVNDVHRAIFDNNTISRTRLLGYVLSEKLTVLPEYRTVYMTLSLEELKRFQSEMGDTEGIVNYGLSLENIVMSVLIIERRDEIKLSFRSVSDFSVRDLAHQYFAGGGHKNASGGRTNTSLKETAELLLSVLPEYQNELLNVKK from the coding sequence ATGCAACAGTGGAACGCATTTTACGAACTCATCAATTCGCCCCAAAAACGTGTTGTCATCTTGACCCACCAAAATCCTGACGCTGACGCGATAGGTTCTTCTTTGGGATGGAAATTATACCTTCAAAAAAAAGGGCACAGTGCAACGGTCATCATTCCTAACGAATGTTCGGCCAATTTGCGCTGGATGCCTGACTTTAATGAAGTCATTACTTACGACCAAAATGTTCAGTCTCAAGCACGCTCCAAGCAAGTAATACAAGATGCCGAGGTGATTTGCTGCTTAGACTTTAATGCCCTGCATCGTATCAAAGGCTTGGGTGAACTGGCACTGGCTTCAACGGCCACCAAAGTGCTCATTGACCATCATTTAGAGCCAGAATCCTTTGCCGATTTTGTGTTTTCGGATACATCCAAAGCTGCAACCGCTCAGTATGTCTTTGAACTCATTCAGCAACTAGGTGATGCCTCGCTGGTGGACTTGCCCATGGCCCAGTGCTTGTATGCGGGAATTATGACCGATACGGGTTCTTTCCGACACGGAAGCACCACGCCCGAAGTACACCTTGCCGTGGCTGAACTCATGAAAACGGGTTTGCAAGTAAACGACGTCCATCGGGCTATTTTTGACAATAATACCATCAGTCGTACACGGCTTTTAGGATATGTTTTGTCGGAAAAACTTACCGTTTTACCCGAATACCGTACGGTATATATGACCTTATCGCTCGAAGAATTAAAACGTTTTCAATCGGAGATGGGCGACACCGAAGGCATTGTTAATTATGGACTTTCGCTCGAAAACATCGTCATGTCGGTACTCATCATCGAACGCCGCGACGAAATCAAGCTATCCTTCCGTTCAGTGTCTGATTTTTCGGTGCGCGACTTGGCCCATCAATACTTTGCGGGAGGAGGTCATAAAAACGCCTCTGGTGGGCGTACCAATACCTCATTAAAAGAAACCGCTGAGCTTTTATTATCGGTATTACCCGAATACCAAAATGAGCTTTTAAACGTTAAAAAATAA
- a CDS encoding fibronectin type III domain-containing protein: MKVNSYTHLLGRATVQSLPFALRPLPIALCFLLFASSAWGQQKKTAVSPKTPMDTSLLGKYRVGVMTKSFGDSVVVRWAPNQSSFFRQALKSGYLLTRRSVIDNKTTKLDFQETILPWTLEEWLKNTARRDTLAAACAQLVHGKNTPIGATEAVTLDKILEQQNQNDLRMMVALVLADSHPRYARGMALGWVDKKVKKGVQYLYYVIPLTDPQTYPVEVAASSVVNDGPGAPLKMVPVRPESGEHLIKLKWNRRLAESAFSSYHVERSTDGGKTFRRLTKRPWIQPPADQMDDIIQYADSVPQNYRNYHYRILGITPFGELAPSEMIVGMGVDKTPPPSVEQLNAKHLNGAKVSVTWKYPTATGDVAGFVVAKATNLEGPFSPLITEPLGPAAREFTDTTAIPYLPNYYKVIAVDTARNLGHSLPVYCIIKDGKGPSKPKGLQGYIDSTGFVRVVWDMNPEPDLMGYRVVSANDRKHVFTVDTKGYLALPVYNDSVTLNTLTRKKYFRVIAYDKNYNPSEASDILELIRPDKIAPTTPVIRDYVVSDTSVALSWAPSSSDDVAYQLLLRRGKSSERWVELAKLTKDISTYTDKTIKGSAEYGYALVAVDEAGLRSETSFPLNVQTPRITPQKVNGIKAIVNPDNTVLVSWNYAVPNCRFVVYRAVEKEPFLSYDSVYDNRQYQDKRPPAKGIVQYAVRVIYPDGLEASLSSVVKVALK; encoded by the coding sequence ATGAAAGTTAATTCATATACCCATCTTCTCGGCCGTGCGACAGTACAAAGTTTGCCCTTTGCCCTTCGCCCTTTGCCTATTGCCCTTTGCTTCTTGCTTTTTGCTTCTTCAGCTTGGGGCCAGCAAAAAAAGACGGCCGTTTCTCCAAAAACTCCCATGGATACGTCGTTGTTAGGGAAATACCGAGTGGGCGTGATGACCAAATCGTTCGGTGACTCGGTGGTGGTACGTTGGGCACCCAACCAATCCTCTTTTTTCAGACAGGCGCTTAAATCGGGGTATTTGCTTACTCGGCGGAGTGTAATAGACAATAAAACTACAAAACTGGACTTTCAAGAGACAATATTGCCTTGGACGCTTGAAGAATGGCTTAAAAATACCGCTCGCCGCGACACCCTAGCAGCGGCTTGTGCACAATTAGTTCATGGGAAAAATACGCCCATCGGAGCTACTGAGGCGGTGACGTTGGATAAAATTCTGGAACAACAAAATCAAAACGACCTGCGCATGATGGTGGCCTTGGTTTTGGCAGATAGCCACCCTCGATATGCCCGCGGAATGGCCTTAGGTTGGGTGGATAAAAAGGTTAAAAAAGGCGTTCAGTATCTCTATTATGTGATTCCGCTAACCGACCCGCAAACGTATCCAGTAGAAGTGGCGGCATCGTCGGTGGTCAATGACGGCCCAGGAGCGCCCCTGAAAATGGTACCTGTTCGTCCCGAATCGGGTGAGCATTTGATAAAACTTAAATGGAACCGCCGTTTGGCCGAATCTGCGTTTTCGTCGTACCACGTAGAGCGCTCAACAGATGGTGGCAAAACTTTCCGTCGGCTCACCAAGCGTCCTTGGATACAGCCCCCCGCCGACCAGATGGATGACATCATTCAATATGCTGACTCCGTTCCTCAAAATTACCGCAACTACCACTATCGAATCTTGGGCATTACGCCTTTTGGTGAATTGGCACCTTCGGAGATGATTGTCGGCATGGGCGTTGACAAAACCCCGCCGCCATCGGTAGAGCAACTCAATGCCAAACACCTCAATGGCGCCAAAGTGAGCGTGACTTGGAAATATCCTACCGCAACTGGCGACGTGGCAGGTTTTGTGGTGGCCAAAGCAACGAATTTAGAAGGTCCTTTTAGCCCGCTCATTACCGAGCCGTTGGGGCCTGCGGCACGTGAGTTTACGGACACAACGGCCATTCCTTATTTGCCCAATTATTACAAAGTAATTGCGGTAGATACGGCCCGAAACTTGGGGCACAGCCTGCCCGTTTATTGTATCATCAAAGACGGGAAAGGCCCTTCAAAGCCCAAAGGGTTGCAAGGGTACATCGACTCGACGGGCTTTGTGCGCGTAGTATGGGACATGAACCCCGAGCCTGATTTGATGGGGTATCGGGTGGTATCGGCAAACGATCGAAAACACGTTTTTACGGTAGATACCAAAGGCTATTTGGCATTGCCAGTTTATAATGATAGCGTGACGCTGAATACCTTGACGCGAAAAAAATACTTTCGGGTCATTGCCTACGACAAAAATTATAATCCAAGCGAAGCTTCTGATATTTTGGAGCTGATTCGTCCCGATAAAATTGCGCCAACGACGCCTGTCATAAGGGACTATGTAGTGAGCGACACCTCAGTAGCGCTTTCGTGGGCACCGAGCAGCAGCGACGACGTAGCGTATCAGTTGCTGTTACGTCGCGGCAAAAGCAGTGAAAGGTGGGTTGAATTGGCAAAATTAACCAAAGACATTTCGACTTATACCGACAAAACCATCAAAGGAAGCGCAGAATACGGCTATGCGTTGGTGGCAGTGGACGAAGCGGGGTTACGTTCAGAAACGTCATTTCCACTCAATGTTCAAACGCCACGCATTACTCCCCAGAAAGTCAATGGAATCAAGGCAATCGTAAATCCAGATAACACGGTGCTGGTTTCGTGGAATTATGCTGTTCCTAATTGCCGCTTTGTGGTTTATCGGGCGGTCGAAAAAGAACCTTTTTTAAGTTATGATTCGGTGTATGATAACCGTCAATACCAAGATAAACGCCCACCAGCAAAAGGCATTGTTCAGTATGCGGTACGGGTTATTTATCCTGATGGATTGGAGGCGAGTTTGTCTTCGGTCGTAAAAGTAGCGCTTAAATAA
- a CDS encoding LytTR family DNA-binding domain-containing protein, which yields MLREFPHYSFNRYLDLYILHGFTIETYLLYLPFIIILGYILLNVSLVRDFLEINAFTPTHSQKKAIALRRHSSPAATVVKETVAPPAPPQSVVEAAPATEPKSFTTFSINTPITVNSPASPDKYIKFIDGKATTGEAFLRIDDCYFFETVEEKYFVEHPKGRFQVSKPLSVLELELDPTHFFRIHRSCIINMNHLNSYTYWEKGKYLVYVKGTNQARELVMPRTRLDAFKKSLSENRSLPSKQL from the coding sequence TTGCTCCGCGAATTCCCCCACTACTCGTTTAATCGCTACCTCGATTTATACATTTTGCATGGTTTCACCATCGAAACCTATCTTTTGTACCTACCGTTCATCATAATTCTAGGCTATATTTTATTGAATGTGTCGCTTGTTCGCGATTTTTTAGAAATAAATGCGTTCACTCCAACACATTCACAGAAAAAAGCGATTGCACTTCGTCGGCACTCTTCGCCAGCAGCCACTGTTGTTAAAGAAACAGTAGCCCCTCCTGCTCCGCCACAAAGTGTTGTCGAAGCCGCCCCTGCTACTGAACCTAAATCATTTACTACATTTTCAATAAATACCCCCATAACCGTCAATAGTCCCGCGTCTCCTGACAAATACATCAAATTCATTGACGGGAAAGCCACAACGGGTGAAGCATTTTTGAGAATTGACGATTGCTACTTTTTTGAAACAGTGGAGGAGAAATACTTTGTAGAACACCCCAAAGGTCGCTTCCAAGTCTCCAAACCCCTATCTGTGTTAGAACTAGAGCTTGATCCAACTCACTTTTTCCGAATTCACCGAAGTTGCATCATTAACATGAATCACCTTAACAGCTATACGTACTGGGAAAAAGGAAAATACCTTGTGTATGTCAAAGGTACCAACCAAGCACGAGAGCTCGTGATGCCCCGTACTCGGCTGGATGCCTTCAAAAAATCGCTTAGTGAAAACCGTAGCCTTCCTAGCAAACAACTATAG
- a CDS encoding FKBP-type peptidyl-prolyl cis-trans isomerase: MRGKLILGTAASIVATMFACKQTEDVYQDRKTLENKTEIKNYLSANKLVADSLTTGLFYIVNNADTSLQKPQIGDEVTFSYIARRLDGTIIDSSQVGFGDVFIRSFNTNDITTTGYEMAYRFNPVPSFEVLMNAPYEKIRETDKVTLFVPWSLRGSGDVSLLAPLYIPIRYDINILKVRTQEEQINDYVAANKILGLERNNENGLRFVKTLARPDSAEIEIGTTVSVVYTGKLIRNGKQFDSGTVDVNVVDPKGTASGGVVKGFNDGIAKMRYGEKAIIIFPSTLGYGATGSGATSARPIPAYSPLLFEVEAKRK, from the coding sequence ATGAGGGGAAAGTTAATTTTAGGTACAGCGGCAAGTATAGTGGCAACCATGTTTGCTTGCAAACAGACGGAGGATGTGTACCAAGATCGTAAAACACTCGAAAATAAGACCGAAATCAAAAACTATCTGAGCGCGAACAAACTCGTGGCTGATAGCCTTACTACGGGCTTATTTTACATCGTTAACAATGCCGACACAAGCCTCCAGAAGCCTCAAATTGGAGATGAAGTAACGTTTAGCTACATCGCTAGGCGGCTTGATGGAACCATCATTGACAGTAGTCAAGTAGGATTTGGAGATGTGTTTATCCGTTCGTTTAATACCAACGACATCACCACTACTGGTTATGAAATGGCCTACCGTTTCAACCCTGTGCCGTCGTTTGAGGTACTGATGAATGCTCCTTATGAAAAAATAAGAGAGACCGACAAAGTAACGCTTTTTGTACCGTGGTCGTTGCGTGGTTCTGGCGATGTTTCGTTGTTAGCCCCATTGTACATTCCCATTCGCTACGATATTAATATCCTAAAAGTACGTACGCAGGAAGAACAAATCAACGACTACGTAGCAGCCAATAAGATTTTGGGGTTAGAAAGAAACAATGAAAACGGGCTTCGGTTTGTAAAGACCTTGGCTCGTCCTGATTCTGCCGAAATTGAAATTGGAACAACAGTAAGCGTTGTATATACTGGTAAGCTCATCCGAAACGGCAAACAGTTTGACAGTGGCACCGTCGATGTAAACGTGGTTGACCCTAAAGGTACCGCATCAGGTGGGGTAGTGAAAGGCTTTAACGACGGTATCGCCAAGATGCGTTACGGCGAAAAAGCCATCATCATCTTCCCTTCTACCCTCGGATACGGAGCTACGGGCAGTGGCGCGACTAGTGCAAGACCAATCCCCGCTTACTCTCCGCTGCTCTTTGAGGTCGAAGCGAAACGCAAGTAA
- a CDS encoding nucleoside-diphosphate kinase — MATNRTFTMVKPDAVEAGNAGAILKMIEEAGFRIVALKKTLLTQERAGQFYAVHAERPFYASLCAYMSSGPIYAAILEKENAVADFRTLIGATNPAQAAEGTIRKLFAKSLEANAVHGSDSDENAAIEGGFFFSLTEQF, encoded by the coding sequence ATGGCAACCAACAGAACATTCACCATGGTGAAACCCGACGCTGTAGAAGCAGGGAATGCAGGCGCAATTTTGAAGATGATAGAAGAAGCAGGATTCCGCATTGTGGCGTTGAAAAAAACATTGTTGACCCAAGAGCGCGCAGGACAATTTTATGCTGTACACGCCGAACGTCCGTTTTATGCCAGCTTGTGTGCTTACATGTCATCGGGCCCGATTTATGCGGCGATTTTAGAAAAGGAAAATGCCGTAGCAGATTTTCGTACGTTGATTGGGGCGACCAATCCAGCCCAAGCGGCCGAAGGAACCATCCGTAAATTGTTCGCCAAGTCGCTAGAAGCAAATGCCGTTCACGGTTCTGACTCGGACGAAAATGCAGCGATTGAAGGAGGATTCTTTTTCTCATTGACGGAGCAATTTTAG
- a CDS encoding FKBP-type peptidyl-prolyl cis-trans isomerase, with protein MKFKSTIAFFSVAALMAACNNRVSVSETGLKYQIHDEHSDSRKPKVGDILTFHLVLKNSKDSVLRDTYKEGQPMQMMLQVPPFKGSFEEGLAMISKQDSASFFVSADSLFTRMMQPLPPGIPKGSDIQFTVKLVDVQNEQEFQKSQASAREKQVKTDAKIIDDYVAKNKLNATETASGLNYVVTQEGTGVKPVAGNVVTVHYTGKLLDGKVFDSSVKNPQSGGKPIDFPIGQGMVIPGWEEGIMTMKKGGKCTFIIPSSLAYGTAGSPGVIPPNSVLVFDVELVDVKKAPAAPAGPGAVGGQQ; from the coding sequence ATGAAATTTAAATCAACCATTGCTTTTTTCTCGGTAGCTGCCCTCATGGCTGCTTGCAACAACCGTGTTAGTGTCAGCGAAACCGGTCTTAAATATCAAATTCACGATGAACATTCTGATAGCCGCAAACCAAAAGTTGGCGATATTCTTACGTTTCATTTGGTATTAAAAAACAGCAAAGACTCTGTCTTGCGTGATACCTATAAAGAAGGCCAACCAATGCAAATGATGCTTCAAGTACCTCCTTTCAAAGGTAGCTTTGAAGAAGGTCTTGCCATGATTTCAAAACAAGACAGTGCGTCGTTTTTTGTAAGTGCCGATTCACTCTTCACACGCATGATGCAACCGCTCCCTCCAGGTATTCCTAAAGGTTCGGACATTCAGTTTACGGTAAAACTTGTGGACGTTCAGAATGAGCAAGAATTCCAGAAATCACAAGCCTCGGCGCGCGAAAAGCAAGTGAAAACGGATGCTAAAATCATCGACGACTACGTAGCTAAAAACAAACTTAACGCAACCGAAACGGCGTCGGGCTTGAACTATGTAGTAACTCAGGAAGGAACAGGCGTGAAGCCCGTTGCTGGAAACGTAGTAACCGTACACTACACTGGCAAACTCCTCGACGGAAAGGTTTTTGATAGCTCAGTGAAAAATCCACAAAGTGGTGGTAAGCCCATCGACTTCCCTATCGGCCAAGGAATGGTGATTCCAGGCTGGGAAGAAGGAATTATGACCATGAAAAAAGGCGGAAAATGTACGTTTATCATTCCATCGTCGTTAGCTTATGGAACGGCAGGTTCTCCAGGCGTGATTCCACCAAACTCTGTATTGGTATTTGACGTTGAATTGGTGGACGTGAAAAAAGCACCAGCAGCTCCCGCAGGGCCTGGCGCAGTAGGTGGGCAACAGTAA